In one Plasmodium falciparum 3D7 genome assembly, chromosome: 14 genomic region, the following are encoded:
- a CDS encoding protein SEY1, putative produces MEKGVEKTQIIDYDGNVIEDLKEWMIDNKLNDLGFSYNVIAVLGSQSSGKSTLLNNLFKTSFDVMNTKQGHSQTTKGLWLSYDKFDDETNNSSSFFKLKKKNKPTLILDVEGTDSKERGDNRLTFEHRSALFCLALADCVIVNLWYHSLGNFTASNYGLLKTVMEVNLELFQQEKNSPKTILLFTVRDWFEEFAPIEVVRNKILDEYINKIWKEMKKPKEAEKLNINNFFIIEVVGLSHGIIKKEDFLKDVNNLRDKWINNLRPSKYSRNIPSDGFAQYCNNIWNTIVKQSQLDIPSQKEMLSTFRCQEIKNNVINNINKEIKEKSIESHNKVIENFKEWAEKNIIQKCLDDYFKDASRYKENICLRTSQELLDYLFTQLQAIVDNNLQYIQRTLCTKFFNELSNMYKICTIEKNTFSFSRDSNLKTVKDNNKNTSHEDIKRDLLNNNQDKCVHLWSNFLYNADKLEYFTFCNFYENYEKSNIEIKTNMKNDDNLKNDDNLKNDAHNNITTHQFNYKPTLSVLSTSIYKDSNRIRNIQCGILLNKTRQTIKNSFKNMDTYLLTTKNTEEYWNNTVQLVLKLQDNINTHLTKCFINLKGTNHNNLNIYNDDMMYNNDDMVFNNNDDDDNNNNNNNNNYYYYNKNDDANLSKDENYNNKFSFSLTNEKGIFQNINNNNEGSDEICYTNALKKIDLIKNKQVYKSTINEDINNKLQNKKYIHELKNYYLDEIMDVLKNKLDEISENLATIIIQRFESVFNYDEYEQPRQWRDISMAELKKIFLKSKNYAFLIIDILQKNIKVELIDDYLPNNFIKDEIIEKGKIKAKRRIQEICRDAQYIQETGSKMSLKNVPVVFWIILLLFGWNEILFFIRMFFKLNVILPLFFAAAFIVSTFVYNGNTQALSYINKIIFYMAKNSYNFFKHIQAISNPPPKNVQKQE; encoded by the coding sequence ATGGAGAAGGGTGTGGAAAAAACACAAATTATAGATTATGATGGTAATGTAATTGAGGATTTAAAAGAATGGATGattgataataaattaaatgatttAGGATTCAGTTATAATGTAATAGCCGTGTTAGGAAGTCAAAGCAGTGGTAAAAGTAcccttttaaataatttgtttAAGACATCTTTTGATGTGATGAATACTAAACAAGGACATAGTCAAACAACGAAAGGTTTATGGTTAAGTTATGATAAATTTGATGATGAGACTAATAATAGtagttcattttttaaattaaagaaaaagaataaacCTACATTAATATTAGATGTAGAAGGTACAGATTCTAAAGAAAGAGGTGATAATAGATTAACTTTTGAACATCGTTCTgctttattttgtttagCATTAGCAGATTGTGTTATAGTTAATTTATGGTATCATTCATTAGGTAACTTTACAGCTTCTAATTATGGATTATTAAAAACCGTTATGGAAGTTAATCTAGAATTATTtcaacaagaaaaaaatagtCCCAAgactatattattatttactgTTAGAGATTGGTTTGAAGAATTTGCTCCTATTGAAGTagtaagaaataaaatattagatgaatatataaataaaatatggaaaGAAATGAAGAAACCTAAAGAAGCTGAAAAAttgaatattaataattttttcattattgaAGTAGTTGGTTTGTCGCAcggtataataaaaaaagaagattttttaaaagatgtaaataatttaagaGATAAATGGATTAATAATTTAAGGCCTTCTAAATATTCTAGAAATATACCATCTGATGGCTTTGCACAATactgtaataatatatggaaTACTATTGTAAAACAATCCCAACTAGATATTCCATCCCAAAAAGAAATGTTATCTACATTTCGATGCCaggaaattaaaaataatgttataaataatataaataaagaaataaaagaaaaatccaTAGAATCACATAATAAGGTTATTGAAAATTTTAAAGAATGGGCTGAAAAAAACATCATACAAAAATGTTTAGATGATTATTTTAAAGATGCCTCtagatataaagaaaatatatgtttaagaACATCACAAGAATTATtagattatttatttacacaaTTGCAAGCTATTGTagataataatttacaatatatacaaaGAACATTATgtacaaaattttttaatgaattaagtaatatgtataaaatttgTACAATTGAGAAAAacacattttcattttctagaGATTCCAATTTAAAAACcgtaaaagataataataagaatacatcccatgaagatataaaaagagatttattaaataataatcaagaTAAGTGTGTACATCTGTGGTCaaactttttatataatgcaGATAAATTAGAATATTTTACGTTTTGTAActtttatgaaaattatgaaaaatcaaatattgaaataaagacaaatatgaaaaatgatgacaacttaaaaaatgatgacaacttaaaaaatgatgctcataataatattacaacacatcaatttaattataaaccAACTTTGAGTGTATTATCTActtctatatataaagattCTAATCGTATTAGAAATATACAATGtggtatattattaaataaaacaagacaaactataaaaaatagttttaaaaatatggacACATATCTTCTTACAACAAAAAACACGGAAGAATATTGGAATAACACAGTACAGCTTGTTTTAAAATTGcaagataatattaatacacATTTAACTAAATGTTTTATAAACCTTAAAGGTACAAATCATAACaacttaaatatatataatgatgacatgatgtataataatgatgatatggTATTTAATAACaacgatgatgatgataataataataataataataataataattattattattacaataaaaatgatgatgctAATTTATCTAaagatgaaaattataataataaattttcattttctctTACGAATGAAAAAggtatttttcaaaatataaataataataatgagggTAGTGATGAGATATGTTATACAAatgctttaaaaaaaatagatctaattaaaaataaacaagtatataaaagtactataaatgaagatattaataataaattgcagaataaaaaatatatacatgaattaaaaaattattatttagatGAAATTATggatgtattaaaaaataaattagatGAAATATCAGAAAATTTggctactattattatacaaagaTTTGAATCCGTTTTTAATTATGATGAATATGAACAACCAAGACAATGGAGGGATATTTCTATGGctgaattaaaaaagattTTTCTTAAATCGAAAAATTACGCATTCTTAATTATtgatatattacaaaaaaatataaaagttgAATTAATTGATGACTATTTAcctaataattttataaaagatgAAATTATTGAAAAGGGAAAAATTAAAGCAAAAAGGAGAATTCAAGAAATTTGTAGAGATGCTCAATATATTCAAGAGACAGGATCTAAGATGAGCTTAAAAAATGTTCCTGTAGTTTTCTGGattatcttattattatttggatGGAatgaaattttatttttcattcgAATGTTCTTTAAACTTAATGTAATCTTACCACTCTTTTTTGCTGCAGCATTTATAGTATCCACCTTTGTATATAATGGAAATACGCAAGccttatcatatattaataaaattatattctatATGGCTAAAAATtcctataatttttttaagcaTATACAAGCAATTAGTAACCCACCACCCAAAAATGTTCAAAAACAAGAATAG
- a CDS encoding zinc finger protein, putative: MGRRPLDKNLKKEKNVKVIKKRKRKKGSDSDDDDDDIEIANTNVPINKNVSTKFKQREKVDINLILAQDEEDAFKTKTYCWTKVNAGNTSLVKRKLCTVCGFEGKYKCLKCFEHKPTSFVRYTCSLNCKKIHDESSCCKSKMLGTW, from the exons atggGAAGAAGACCACTGGATAAAAacttaaaaaaggaaaaaaatgtgaaagtaataaaaaaaagaaaaaggaaaaagggATCAGATAGTGATGATGACGATGATGATATTGAAATAGCTAATACTAATGTTcccataaataaaaatgtttctACTAAATTTAAACAAAGAGAAAAAGttgatattaatttaatattggCACAAGATGAAGAGGATGCATTTAA aaCGAAAACGTATTGCTGGACAAAAGTGAATGCTGGAAATACCTCACTGGTTAAAAGAAAACTTTGTACAGTTTGTGGATTTGAAGGGAAATATAAATGCTTAAAATGTTTTGAACATAAACCTACTTCTTTTGTAAGATATACATGTTCTTtaaattgtaaaaaaattCATGATGAATCTTCTTGTTGTAAATCTAAAATGTTAGGAACATGGTAA
- a CDS encoding ribosomal RNA small subunit methyltransferase A1: MSSYFLNNCLKLFKNNIVTMKVNKGFYNNIINNNKSTKIIKNVSDGISKKSHGKRNISTSKVQKGNKMNMILYKKHGQHLLKNPGILDKIIYAAKIKSSDIVLEIGCGTGNLTVKLLPLAKKVITIDIDSRMISEVKKRCLYEGYNNLEVYEGDAIKTVFPKFDVCTANIPYKISSPLIFKLISHRPLFKCAVLMFQKEFAERMLANVGDSNYSRLTINVKLFCKVTKVCNVNRSSFNPPPKVDSVIVKLIPKESSFLTNFDEWDNLLRICFSRKRKTLHAIFKRNAVLNMLEHNYKNWCTLNKQVPVNFPFKKYCLDVLEHLDMCEKRSINLDENDFLKLLLEFNKKGIHFFNISNVKNNDMTNIFLDDDMNDSDQNVDD, encoded by the coding sequence ATGTCATCCTACTTTTTAAACAACTGCTTGAaactatttaaaaataatatagtaaCAATGAAAGTGAATAAAggattttataataatataataaataataacaagtcgacaaaaattataaaaaatgtaagcGATGGAATAAGTAAAAAGAGTCATGGAAAGAGAAATATAAGTACTTCAAAAGtacaaaaaggaaataaaatgaatatgatattatataaaaaacatgGTCAGCATCTTTTAAAAAACCCAGGTATTTtagataaaattatatatgcagcaaaaataaaaagctCAGATATAGTATTAGAAATTGGATGTGGTACAGGAAATTTAACGGTTAAATTGTTACCACTAGCTAAAAAAGTTATAACAATAGATATTGATTCAAGAATGATTAGTGAGGTAAAAAAAAGATGTCTTTATGAaggttataataatttagaagTATATGAAGGAGATGCTATTAAAACGGTATTTCCTAAATTTGATGTTTGTACAGCTAATATTccatataaaatatcaagtccacttatttttaaattaatatcaCATAGACCATTATTCAAATGTGCTGTTTTAATGTTTCAAAAAGAATTTGCGGAAAGAATGTTAGCCAATGTTGGAGATAGTAATTATAGCAGATTAACTATTAATGTAAAACTTTTCTGTAAAGTTACAAAAGTTTGTAATGTCAATAGAAGCAGTTTTAATCCTCCCCCAAAAGTGGATAGTGTTATTGTTAAACTTATACCAAAAGAAAGTAGTTTCTTAACAAATTTTGATGAGTGGGATAATTTACTAAGAATATGCTTCAGTAGAAAGAGAAAAACCCTTCATGCAATCTTTAAAAGAAATGCAGTACTTAATATGTTAgaacataattataaaaactgGTGCACATTAAATAAACAAGTTCCCGTAAACTTcccatttaaaaaatattgtttaGATGTTTTAGAACATTTGGATATGTGTGAAAAAAGAAGTATAAATCTAGATGAAAATGATTTTCTTAAATTGTTATtagaatttaataaaaaaggtaTACATTTCTTTAACATTTCAAATGTTAAGAATAATGACATGACGAATATTTTTCTAGATGATGATATGAATGATTCTGATCAAAATGTAGATGATTGA